A stretch of the Actinoalloteichus fjordicus genome encodes the following:
- a CDS encoding DUF3558 domain-containing protein — MKKLRRFSTAIVAVLTILILVSCSTTEDGQANPTETTAIPTTTDDTESTGTNNDSLAPPVEDPKDVGGVDICTVLAPESATELGFDPEGIPQESAVNASSDPCSWETTGRNDGSGVYIYSDVDRTGLNEMYLLRGDAYPDFREFEIAGYPAVQASLGGATDTSCEIHIGVAEDQFITISAGLGFDEEGDPCQLAVRTAESVVPGLPTAE, encoded by the coding sequence GTGAAGAAGCTTCGTCGATTCAGCACGGCAATAGTCGCAGTACTCACAATCCTGATTCTCGTTTCATGCAGCACAACCGAGGATGGGCAGGCCAATCCGACCGAGACAACCGCAATACCTACGACAACCGACGACACAGAATCTACCGGCACGAACAACGACAGCCTGGCTCCTCCAGTTGAGGATCCAAAAGATGTCGGCGGCGTAGATATCTGCACGGTTCTCGCCCCAGAAAGCGCCACAGAGCTGGGGTTCGATCCAGAGGGAATCCCGCAAGAAAGCGCCGTTAATGCCAGTTCAGATCCCTGCTCGTGGGAAACCACTGGAAGGAACGACGGCTCGGGAGTCTACATATACTCTGACGTCGACCGCACTGGACTCAATGAGATGTACCTGCTACGCGGTGACGCGTATCCAGACTTTCGCGAATTTGAGATCGCAGGCTATCCTGCGGTACAAGCGTCGCTTGGTGGCGCCACTGACACCTCCTGCGAGATCCATATCGGAGTCGCGGAAGATCAATTCATCACCATTAGTGCAGGGCTGGGATTCGACGAAGAAGGCGACCCATGCCAACTAGCAGTTCGTACGGCCGAATCCGTAGTTCCTGGACTGCCAACCGCCGAGTGA
- a CDS encoding DUF3558 domain-containing protein → MGMWQFKGRREMGMKTAKPAQNAFISFTASMIIAAVALTSCNETEGGQGMPDESPSSIPPAADQSSEGSTTQAADLLAPPVEEPKEVDNVDTCTLFTTEDASRLGYDPAGIPEDGAAGTEYASCTWRPSGQRDGGVTIWADVERNGISEMYRLPRETYPDFREFEVAGYPSVQASLGESTDSSYFIHVGIYDTQFVSFGSSIGIWPGWRSLRTGRILR, encoded by the coding sequence ATGGGAATGTGGCAGTTTAAAGGACGACGGGAGATGGGCATGAAGACCGCAAAGCCAGCACAAAACGCTTTTATCTCGTTTACCGCGTCGATGATAATTGCCGCAGTCGCCCTCACTTCTTGCAATGAGACTGAAGGCGGACAGGGAATGCCCGATGAATCACCTTCCTCCATTCCTCCGGCAGCCGATCAGAGCAGCGAAGGAAGTACGACTCAAGCGGCGGACCTCCTCGCGCCCCCGGTCGAAGAACCCAAAGAAGTCGACAACGTCGACACCTGTACGCTCTTCACCACCGAGGACGCTTCCCGCCTGGGATATGATCCCGCCGGAATTCCCGAAGATGGCGCCGCTGGAACAGAATACGCTTCTTGCACATGGCGTCCATCGGGACAACGCGATGGCGGAGTGACAATCTGGGCCGATGTCGAACGGAACGGGATCAGCGAAATGTACCGACTTCCCCGAGAGACCTACCCCGATTTCCGAGAATTCGAGGTAGCGGGATACCCGTCCGTTCAAGCGTCACTTGGCGAATCAACCGATAGTTCATACTTTATCCACGTTGGAATTTACGACACTCAGTTCGTTTCCTTCGGTTCCAGTATAGGGATATGGCCAGGATGGCGATCCCTGCGTACAGGCAGAATCCTTCGCTGA
- a CDS encoding ESX secretion-associated protein EspG, translating into MDVRGRITLSALEVDSILTTLKTALPTAFQFLGFGDTEDERRQLHRQAWQGLERKGLVERGELHPFLVNAFRVLARPTQSIWAFIQLGGMEEIDAVIAASGEFAVLAAHHGHKDRHPHDRDLNLDPVRGSGLPWAAAGLLPEHQAGPGRSVNCSSAEIEAAGKLIGRDSGAARNAFIQSGIRPADADMLATVLSARRVRFGEFSARSFDQLSGRTRKSEFRADILDTVAGRYLLQHKPDRSGGRWFTMTPTDRSRFAGQLDEVLQSVAPRRR; encoded by the coding sequence GTGGACGTCAGGGGGCGCATCACTCTGTCCGCCCTAGAGGTGGACAGCATTCTCACCACACTCAAGACCGCACTGCCCACCGCGTTCCAGTTTCTCGGTTTCGGGGACACCGAGGACGAGCGCAGGCAGCTGCATCGACAGGCTTGGCAGGGCCTGGAGCGCAAGGGCCTGGTGGAACGCGGCGAACTCCACCCGTTCCTGGTCAACGCCTTCCGGGTACTCGCCCGTCCCACCCAGTCGATCTGGGCCTTCATCCAGCTGGGCGGTATGGAGGAGATCGACGCCGTGATCGCGGCAAGCGGGGAGTTCGCCGTGCTCGCCGCCCATCATGGGCACAAGGACCGCCACCCTCATGATCGTGACCTGAACCTGGACCCGGTACGCGGCTCCGGACTGCCGTGGGCGGCGGCCGGGCTGCTTCCCGAGCATCAGGCAGGCCCCGGTCGGTCGGTGAACTGCTCCTCGGCCGAGATCGAGGCAGCGGGAAAGCTGATCGGTCGCGATTCCGGTGCGGCACGCAACGCCTTCATCCAGTCGGGAATCCGACCAGCCGACGCGGACATGCTGGCCACGGTGCTCTCGGCAAGGCGAGTGCGATTCGGCGAGTTCAGTGCCCGCAGCTTCGACCAGCTCAGTGGGCGGACGCGGAAGTCGGAGTTCCGCGCCGACATCCTGGACACCGTGGCGGGGCGGTACCTCCTCCAGCACAAACCCGATCGAAGCGGCGGCCGCTGGTTCACCATGACGCCGACCGACCGCAGTCGCTTCGCCGGTCAGCTCGACGAGGTCCTGCAGTCCGTGGCGCCTCGGCGGCGCTGA